In a single window of the Pseudomonas entomophila genome:
- the algG gene encoding mannuronan 5-epimerase AlgG: MTLHPNLRHSLLASALLLAAGLAQAAEPEMAKGLQQAKTYTVASAPIEPLLMDPPKLPDLSGYTAQAVQQKIDRAHKGKVSVRRMLQEDTLKEFVGGDNKGAEWVRRQHGIPQAIFIDDGHVDLVELSKKVPGQYLRETAPGVYLARLPIVVGHTGVLEIDGKVKELRLSEEGGAFIVNDGKLFVTDTKVTGWREQANGPATFRKPDAFRPFLLSWGGTETYIVNSKMASFGYSKSKSYGVSISQYTPNMAKQMGRAEPTGWIIGSEFSDMWYGFYCYETQDFVVKDSVYRDNIVYGIDPHDRSHRLIIAGNTVYGTKKKHGIIVSREVNDSWIINNKSYDNKLSGVVIDRNSVNNLIAYNEIYRNHTDGITLYESGDNLIWGNKLINNRRHGIRVRNSVNIRLYENVAMANGLVGVYGHIKDLSDTDRDIALDPFDTKVSLIVVGGELAANGSGPLSIDSPLSVELYKVSMLMPRKANGISFNGVLGERQDEILDLLVRQQKAVLIDPVERQTEMID; this comes from the coding sequence ATGACCCTGCACCCGAACCTTCGCCACAGCCTGCTCGCCAGCGCCCTGCTGCTGGCCGCCGGCCTCGCCCAGGCCGCCGAGCCCGAGATGGCCAAAGGGCTGCAACAGGCCAAGACCTACACCGTCGCCAGCGCGCCGATCGAACCGCTGCTGATGGACCCACCCAAGCTGCCCGACTTGTCCGGCTACACCGCCCAAGCTGTGCAGCAGAAGATCGACCGCGCTCACAAGGGCAAGGTCAGCGTGCGCCGCATGCTCCAGGAAGACACGCTCAAGGAGTTCGTCGGTGGCGACAACAAGGGCGCCGAATGGGTTCGCCGCCAGCATGGCATCCCCCAGGCGATCTTCATCGACGACGGGCATGTCGACCTGGTCGAACTCAGCAAGAAAGTGCCCGGCCAATACCTGCGCGAAACCGCACCGGGGGTCTACCTCGCTCGCCTGCCGATCGTGGTCGGGCACACGGGCGTGCTCGAGATCGACGGCAAGGTCAAGGAGTTGCGCCTGTCCGAGGAAGGCGGCGCGTTCATCGTCAACGACGGCAAGCTGTTCGTCACCGATACGAAAGTGACGGGCTGGCGCGAGCAGGCCAACGGCCCGGCCACCTTCCGCAAGCCCGACGCGTTCCGCCCGTTCCTGCTCAGTTGGGGCGGCACCGAGACCTACATCGTCAACAGCAAGATGGCCAGCTTCGGTTATTCGAAGTCCAAGTCCTACGGCGTGAGCATTTCGCAGTACACGCCGAACATGGCCAAGCAGATGGGCCGCGCCGAACCCACCGGCTGGATCATCGGCTCCGAGTTCAGCGACATGTGGTACGGCTTCTACTGCTACGAGACCCAGGACTTCGTGGTCAAGGATTCGGTGTACCGCGACAACATCGTCTACGGCATCGACCCCCACGACCGCTCGCACCGCCTGATCATCGCCGGCAACACCGTGTACGGCACCAAGAAGAAGCACGGGATCATCGTCTCGCGCGAGGTCAACGACAGCTGGATCATCAACAACAAGAGCTACGACAACAAGCTCTCGGGCGTGGTGATCGACCGCAACAGCGTCAACAACCTGATCGCCTACAACGAGATCTACCGCAACCACACCGACGGCATCACCTTGTACGAGAGCGGCGACAACCTGATCTGGGGCAACAAGCTGATCAACAACCGCCGCCACGGCATCCGTGTGCGCAACAGCGTGAACATCCGCCTGTACGAGAACGTCGCCATGGCCAACGGCCTGGTGGGGGTGTACGGGCACATCAAGGACCTCTCCGACACCGACCGCGACATCGCCCTCGACCCGTTCGATACCAAGGTGTCGCTGATCGTGGTCGGCGGCGAGCTGGCGGCCAACGGCTCCGGCCCGCTGTCGATCGACTCGCCGCTGTCGGTGGAGCTGTACAAGGTGTCGATGCTGATGCCGCGCAAGGCCAACGGCATCAGCTTCAACGGCGTGCTCGGCGAGCGCCAGGACGAAATCCTCGACCTGCTGGTGCGCCAGCAGAAAGCCGTGCTGATCGACCCGGTCGAGCGCCAGACCGAAATGATCGACTAA
- a CDS encoding alginate O-acetyltransferase gives MTPHLMKLLGLSAALLAISQGVRAEDIQAPTFTAEPCCQLCPEAHDARRYTTRYQQNFTTLVQAQGDWLFRTREDLRTEFDTTPGGYKRLQQVHDAFKKRGVELVVVYQPTRGLVNRNMLGPEEKAAFDYQKALGNYQGMLQRFAKMGYNVPDLSPLTNEQLAAADQGKDFYFRGDQHWTPYGAERAAKIVADTVHRMPAFEGIPRKEFETKKSGRMGKTGTLHNVAGQLCGTSYAVQYMDQFATEPKGASGGDDLFGDSGDAQITLVGTSHSGKNYNFSGFLEQYIGADVLNVAFPGGGLEGSMIQYLGSEEFQNNPPKILIWEFSPLYRLDQETIWRQILALLDDGCDDRPAQMSASATLKPGKNELMVNGKGGVIKDLINRNHQFDIRFEDTSVKVLQATLWYLNGRHEDIKIEKPETSDTDGRFVFQMREDEDWAGQNLLALEVQGPESGTQKVEAKLCKRNNFAGNTQHTAHAGQ, from the coding sequence ATGACTCCACACCTGATGAAACTGCTGGGCCTGTCCGCCGCCCTCCTGGCCATCAGCCAGGGCGTGCGCGCCGAGGACATCCAGGCACCGACCTTCACCGCCGAACCCTGCTGCCAGCTGTGCCCCGAAGCCCACGACGCCCGCCGCTACACCACGCGCTACCAGCAGAACTTCACCACCCTGGTGCAGGCCCAGGGCGACTGGCTGTTCCGTACCCGTGAAGACCTGCGCACCGAATTCGACACCACCCCAGGCGGCTACAAGCGCCTGCAGCAGGTGCACGACGCGTTCAAGAAGCGCGGCGTCGAGCTGGTGGTGGTGTACCAGCCGACCCGTGGCCTGGTGAACCGCAACATGCTGGGGCCCGAAGAAAAGGCCGCCTTCGACTACCAGAAGGCCCTGGGCAACTACCAGGGCATGCTCCAGCGCTTCGCCAAGATGGGCTACAACGTGCCCGACCTGTCGCCGCTGACCAACGAGCAACTGGCCGCGGCCGACCAGGGCAAGGACTTCTACTTCCGTGGCGACCAGCACTGGACGCCCTACGGCGCCGAGCGCGCGGCGAAGATCGTCGCCGACACCGTGCACAGGATGCCAGCGTTCGAAGGCATCCCACGTAAAGAGTTCGAGACGAAGAAATCCGGGCGCATGGGCAAGACCGGCACCTTGCACAACGTCGCCGGCCAGCTGTGCGGCACCAGCTACGCGGTGCAGTACATGGACCAGTTCGCCACCGAGCCGAAAGGCGCCAGTGGCGGCGACGACCTGTTCGGCGATTCGGGCGATGCGCAGATCACCCTGGTCGGCACCAGCCACAGCGGCAAGAACTACAACTTCTCCGGTTTCCTGGAACAGTACATCGGCGCCGACGTGCTCAACGTCGCCTTCCCCGGCGGCGGCCTGGAAGGCTCGATGATCCAGTACCTGGGCAGCGAGGAGTTCCAGAACAACCCGCCGAAGATCCTGATCTGGGAGTTCTCCCCGCTCTACCGCCTGGACCAGGAAACCATCTGGCGGCAGATCCTGGCGTTGCTCGACGACGGCTGCGACGACCGCCCCGCGCAGATGAGCGCCAGCGCCACCCTCAAGCCCGGCAAGAACGAGCTGATGGTCAACGGCAAGGGCGGCGTGATCAAGGACCTGATCAACCGCAACCACCAGTTCGACATCCGCTTCGAGGACACCTCGGTGAAGGTGCTGCAGGCCACCCTCTGGTACCTCAACGGCCGCCACGAGGACATCAAGATCGAGAAGCCCGAGACCTCCGACACCGACGGGCGCTTCGTCTTCCAGATGCGCGAGGACGAAGACTGGGCCGGGCAGAACCTGCTCGCCCTGGAAGTCCAGGGGCCGGAAAGCGGCACCCAGAAAGTCGAAGCGAAACTGTGCAAACGCAACAACTTCGCCGGCAACACGCAGCACACCGCGCACGCTGGCCAGTGA
- a CDS encoding mannuronate-specific alginate lyase, whose product MTIINRKTAPALLALALFGGAAQAALVPPQGYYEGIEKLKSSDGDVRCEAAPRPYTGSLRFRSKYEGSDKARATLNVASEKAFRASTKDITTLEKGVSKMVGQYMRDGRPAQLDCALTWLGSWARADALMSSDYNHTGKSMRKWALGSMSGSWLRLKFSNSQPLAAHQAEAEQIEKWFARLAQQTVRDWSGLPLEKINNHSYWAAWSVMATAVATDRRDLFDWAVKAYKVGANQVDEQGFLPNELKRRQRALAYHNYALPPLAMIASFAQANGVDLRKENNFALQRLGEGVLAGARDPSQFTAHAGVKQDLHDLKIDSKYAWLEPWCALYHCVGDTLERKHEMQPFDSFRLGGDVTRVYDPGAESKK is encoded by the coding sequence ATGACCATCATCAACCGCAAGACCGCACCCGCCCTGCTCGCCCTCGCCCTGTTCGGCGGCGCGGCGCAGGCCGCACTGGTGCCGCCCCAGGGTTACTACGAGGGCATCGAGAAGCTCAAGAGCAGCGATGGCGACGTCCGTTGCGAAGCCGCGCCCCGGCCCTACACCGGTTCGCTGCGCTTTCGCAGCAAGTACGAAGGCTCGGACAAGGCCCGGGCGACGCTCAACGTCGCCTCGGAAAAAGCCTTCCGCGCCTCCACCAAAGACATCACCACCCTGGAGAAGGGCGTCAGCAAGATGGTCGGCCAGTACATGCGCGACGGCCGCCCGGCGCAGCTCGACTGCGCGCTGACCTGGCTGGGTAGCTGGGCGCGCGCCGATGCGCTGATGTCCAGCGACTACAACCACACCGGCAAGTCCATGCGCAAATGGGCGCTGGGCAGCATGAGCGGGTCGTGGCTGCGCCTGAAGTTCTCCAACTCGCAGCCGCTGGCCGCGCACCAGGCCGAGGCCGAGCAGATCGAGAAATGGTTCGCCCGCCTGGCCCAGCAGACCGTGCGCGACTGGAGCGGCCTGCCCCTGGAGAAGATCAACAACCACAGCTACTGGGCGGCCTGGTCGGTGATGGCCACCGCCGTCGCGACCGACCGCCGCGACCTGTTCGACTGGGCGGTAAAGGCATACAAGGTCGGCGCCAACCAGGTCGACGAGCAGGGCTTCCTGCCCAACGAGCTCAAGCGCCGCCAGCGCGCCCTGGCCTACCACAACTACGCCCTGCCGCCGCTGGCGATGATCGCCAGCTTTGCCCAGGCCAATGGCGTGGACCTGCGCAAGGAAAACAACTTCGCCCTGCAACGCCTGGGTGAAGGTGTGCTGGCCGGGGCGCGCGACCCGAGCCAGTTCACCGCCCACGCCGGCGTGAAGCAAGACCTGCACGACCTGAAGATCGACAGCAAGTACGCCTGGCTCGAACCCTGGTGCGCGCTGTACCACTGCGTCGGCGACACCCTCGAACGCAAGCACGAGATGCAGCCGTTCGACAGTTTCAGGCTGGGCGGGGATGTGACCCGGGTCTACGACCCGGGCGCGGAATCGAAGAAGTAA
- a CDS encoding MBOAT family O-acyltransferase: MVFSSNVFLFLFLPVFLGLYYLSGQRYRNLLLLVASYIFYAWWRVDFLALFAGVTLWNYWIGLKVGHAGVRTKPAQRWLLLGVAVDLAILGYFKYANFGVDSLNAIITSFGLEPFILTHVLLPIGISFYIFESISYIIDVYRGDTPATRNLIDFAAFVAIFPHLIAGPVLRFKDLVDQFNNRTHTLDKFSEGCTRFMQGFIKKVFIADTLAVVADHCFALQNPTTGDAWLGALAYTAQLYFDFSGYSDMAIGLGLMMGFRFMENFKQPYISQSITEFWRRWHISLSTWLRDYLYITLGGNRKGTFNTYRNLFLTMLLGGLWHGANFTYILWGAWHGMWLAIERALGIDTNPQRFNPVKWAFTFLLVVVGWVIFRAENLHVAARMYGAMFSFGEWQLSELNRANLTGLQVATLVVAYLTLAFFGLRDFYRNAQPTPKATPVQVNADGSVGLDWTRIMSRALVLLLFVASVLKLSAQSYSPFLYFQF; the protein is encoded by the coding sequence ATGGTCTTCTCGTCCAATGTGTTCCTGTTCCTGTTCCTGCCGGTTTTCCTCGGCTTGTACTACTTGAGCGGGCAACGCTATCGCAACCTGCTGCTATTGGTGGCCAGCTACATCTTCTACGCCTGGTGGCGGGTGGACTTCCTCGCCCTGTTCGCCGGGGTCACCCTGTGGAACTACTGGATCGGCCTGAAGGTGGGCCACGCTGGCGTGCGCACCAAGCCCGCCCAGCGCTGGCTGTTGCTGGGGGTGGCGGTCGACCTGGCGATCCTCGGCTACTTCAAGTACGCCAACTTCGGCGTCGACAGCCTCAACGCCATCATCACCTCGTTCGGGCTGGAGCCGTTCATCCTCACCCACGTGCTGCTGCCGATCGGCATCTCGTTCTATATCTTCGAGTCGATCAGCTACATCATCGACGTGTACCGCGGCGACACCCCGGCCACCCGCAACCTGATCGACTTCGCGGCGTTCGTGGCGATCTTCCCGCACCTGATCGCCGGCCCCGTGCTGCGCTTCAAAGACCTGGTCGACCAGTTCAACAACCGCACCCACACCCTCGACAAGTTTTCCGAAGGCTGCACGCGCTTCATGCAAGGCTTCATCAAGAAGGTGTTCATCGCCGACACCCTGGCAGTGGTGGCCGACCACTGCTTCGCCCTGCAGAACCCCACCACCGGCGATGCCTGGCTCGGCGCCCTGGCCTATACCGCGCAGCTGTACTTCGACTTCTCCGGCTACAGCGACATGGCCATCGGCCTGGGGCTGATGATGGGCTTCCGCTTCATGGAGAACTTCAAGCAGCCGTACATCAGCCAGTCGATCACCGAATTCTGGCGGCGCTGGCACATCAGCCTGTCGACCTGGCTGCGCGACTACCTGTACATCACCCTGGGCGGCAACCGCAAAGGCACCTTCAACACCTACCGCAACCTGTTCCTGACCATGCTGCTGGGCGGGCTGTGGCACGGTGCCAACTTCACCTACATCCTCTGGGGCGCCTGGCACGGCATGTGGCTGGCCATCGAGCGGGCGCTGGGCATCGACACCAACCCGCAGCGCTTCAACCCGGTGAAGTGGGCCTTCACCTTCCTGCTGGTGGTGGTCGGCTGGGTGATCTTCCGCGCCGAGAACCTGCACGTGGCCGCGCGCATGTACGGCGCCATGTTCAGCTTCGGCGAGTGGCAGCTGTCGGAGCTCAACCGCGCCAACCTCACCGGCCTGCAGGTGGCCACGCTGGTGGTCGCCTACCTGACCCTGGCGTTCTTCGGCCTGCGCGACTTCTACCGCAATGCCCAGCCAACGCCCAAGGCCACGCCGGTGCAGGTCAACGCCGACGGCTCGGTGGGCCTGGACTGGACGCGGATCATGAGCCGCGCCCTGGTCCTGCTGCTGTTCGTCGCCTCGGTGCTGAAGCTCTCGGCGCAGAGCTACTCGCCATTCCTCTACTTCCAGTTCTGA
- a CDS encoding alginate O-acetyltransferase yields MNRTLRITYSLSFMGLLVGLGAWSVGGLDSFTRSGQMTLLDGKLAKAAESHYDEQFPIKRIGTNLWAALDFKLFNEGRPGVVLGRDQWLFSDEEFKPTAGAEQQMQDNLALVRGIRDALERQGTQLVLAIVPAKARLYAEYIGKQNPASLHDELFNQFHAQARQANVFAPDLLAPLEQAKARGQVFLRTDTHWTPMGAEVVAQAIAEAVNRQKLLNGDPQAFITEAGATAPYKGDLTNFLPLDPLFSNLLPTPDNLQQRKTHPVESEGEAGDALFADNRIPVALVGTSYSANPHWNFLGALQQALRSDVANYAEDGHGPLLPMLKYLQSEAFKNTPPQVVVWEFPERYLPMKSDLGAFDPQWIAQLKNASKSEANLALSSNRTDH; encoded by the coding sequence ATGAACCGGACACTTCGCATCACCTATTCGCTGTCATTCATGGGCCTGCTGGTCGGGCTTGGTGCCTGGTCGGTCGGCGGGCTGGACAGCTTCACCCGCAGCGGGCAGATGACCCTGCTCGACGGCAAGCTGGCCAAGGCCGCCGAAAGCCACTACGACGAGCAGTTCCCGATCAAGCGCATCGGCACCAACCTGTGGGCCGCGCTGGACTTCAAGCTGTTCAACGAGGGCCGCCCCGGCGTGGTGCTGGGCCGCGACCAGTGGCTGTTCAGCGACGAAGAGTTCAAGCCCACCGCCGGCGCCGAACAACAGATGCAGGACAACCTGGCACTGGTGCGCGGCATCCGCGACGCCCTGGAGCGCCAGGGCACCCAGCTGGTGCTGGCGATCGTGCCAGCCAAGGCACGCCTGTATGCCGAGTACATCGGCAAGCAGAACCCAGCCAGCCTGCACGATGAGCTGTTCAACCAGTTCCACGCCCAGGCACGCCAGGCCAACGTGTTCGCCCCCGACCTGCTGGCGCCGCTGGAGCAAGCCAAGGCCCGCGGCCAGGTGTTCCTGCGCACCGACACCCACTGGACCCCCATGGGCGCCGAGGTGGTGGCACAGGCCATCGCCGAGGCGGTCAACCGCCAGAAGCTGCTCAACGGCGACCCCCAGGCCTTCATCACCGAGGCCGGCGCCACCGCGCCATACAAGGGCGACCTGACCAACTTCCTGCCGCTCGACCCGCTGTTCAGCAACCTGTTGCCGACCCCGGACAACCTGCAGCAGCGCAAGACCCACCCGGTAGAGAGCGAAGGCGAAGCCGGCGACGCCCTGTTCGCCGACAACCGGATCCCGGTGGCACTGGTGGGCACCAGCTACAGCGCCAACCCGCACTGGAACTTCCTCGGCGCCCTGCAGCAGGCGCTGCGCAGCGACGTCGCCAACTACGCCGAGGACGGTCACGGCCCGCTGCTGCCAATGCTCAAGTACCTGCAAAGCGAGGCCTTCAAGAACACGCCACCGCAAGTCGTGGTGTGGGAATTCCCCGAACGTTATCTGCCAATGAAGAGCGATCTCGGCGCCTTCGATCCGCAGTGGATCGCACAGCTGAAGAACGCCAGCAAGTCCGAAGCCAACCTGGCCCTGTCGTCCAACCGGACCGACCACTGA
- a CDS encoding alginate O-acetyltransferase AlgF: MTTKTHIAKALTLAAGLSLASLQAFAGADAALYGPSAPKGSTFVRLYNASSAPAAASVGNTQIKQVGAQASSDFSFLPGGDYTAQVGGKSVPVKLAADKYYTLVNSSGGNPQLIEEPPFKNKQKALVRVQNLSDQPLSLKTADGKTEVVQPVAAKGRGEREINPVKVNLALYAGDKKVGDVKPVALARGEAAVLYVTGSGGSLSPVWVTRPVATN, from the coding sequence ATGACCACCAAGACTCACATTGCCAAAGCCCTCACCCTCGCGGCGGGCCTGTCCCTGGCCTCGCTGCAGGCCTTCGCCGGCGCCGACGCCGCCCTCTACGGCCCGAGCGCGCCAAAGGGCTCGACCTTCGTGCGCCTGTACAACGCGTCCAGCGCCCCCGCTGCCGCTTCCGTGGGCAACACCCAGATCAAGCAAGTCGGCGCCCAGGCCAGCAGCGACTTCAGCTTCCTGCCCGGTGGCGACTACACCGCCCAGGTGGGTGGCAAGAGCGTCCCGGTGAAGCTGGCCGCCGACAAGTACTACACCCTGGTCAACAGCAGCGGCGGCAACCCGCAGTTGATCGAGGAACCGCCGTTCAAGAACAAGCAGAAGGCCCTGGTGCGGGTACAGAACCTCAGCGACCAGCCGCTGAGCCTGAAGACCGCCGACGGCAAGACCGAAGTGGTTCAGCCCGTGGCGGCCAAGGGCCGCGGCGAACGTGAAATCAATCCGGTCAAGGTCAACCTTGCCCTGTATGCAGGCGACAAGAAGGTCGGCGACGTCAAACCCGTCGCCCTGGCACGCGGCGAAGCCGCCGTGCTGTATGTCACCGGCTCCGGCGGCAGCCTGTCGCCGGTGTGGGTCACCCGCCCCGTGGCCACCAACTGA
- a CDS encoding mannose-1-phosphate guanylyltransferase/mannose-6-phosphate isomerase: protein MIPVILSGGSGSRLWPLSRKQFPKQFLALTGAHTLFQQTIERLVFEGMDTPIVVCNKDHKFIVQEQLNALKLETQAILMEPFGRNTAPAVAMTAMKLVNEGRDELMLVLPADHVIEDQKALQRALALATVAAERGEMVLFGVPATKPETGYGYIRSSQDALLPEGVARVAQFVEKPDEKRANEFVHAGGYFWNSGMFLFRASRFLEELKKHDPDIYDTCLLALERSDEAGDVLSIDEATFACCPDNSIDYAVMEKTQRACVVPLSAGWSDVGCWSSLWDVHEKDADGNVTKGDVVVQDSRNCMIHGNGKLVSVIGLENIVVVETKDAMMIAHKDKVQGVKQLVSTLDAQGRTETQNHLEVYRPWGSYDSVDMGGRFQVKHITVKPGASLSLQMHHHRAEHWIVVSGTAEVTCDENVFLLTENQSTYIPIASVHRLRNPGKIPLEIIEVQSGSYLGEDDIERFEDVYGRTSTPVERGVSVKTIAQ from the coding sequence ATGATCCCGGTAATTCTTTCTGGTGGTAGCGGTTCCCGTCTGTGGCCTCTGTCGCGCAAACAATTCCCCAAGCAGTTCCTGGCCCTGACCGGGGCGCACACACTGTTCCAGCAAACCATCGAGCGCCTGGTGTTCGAGGGCATGGACACCCCCATCGTGGTTTGCAACAAGGACCACAAGTTCATCGTCCAGGAACAGCTGAACGCGCTGAAGCTGGAAACCCAGGCGATCCTCATGGAGCCGTTCGGCCGCAACACCGCGCCGGCGGTGGCCATGACCGCGATGAAACTGGTCAATGAAGGCCGTGATGAACTGATGCTGGTGCTGCCGGCCGACCACGTGATCGAAGACCAGAAGGCCCTGCAACGCGCCCTGGCCCTGGCCACCGTGGCCGCCGAGCGCGGCGAGATGGTGCTGTTCGGCGTGCCGGCGACCAAGCCCGAGACCGGCTATGGCTACATCCGCTCCAGCCAGGACGCGCTGCTGCCCGAGGGCGTGGCGCGGGTCGCGCAGTTCGTCGAGAAGCCTGACGAGAAGCGCGCCAACGAGTTCGTCCACGCCGGTGGCTACTTCTGGAACAGCGGCATGTTCCTGTTCCGCGCCAGCCGCTTCCTCGAAGAGTTGAAGAAGCACGACCCGGACATCTACGACACCTGCCTGCTGGCCTTGGAGCGCAGCGACGAGGCCGGCGATGTGCTGAGCATCGACGAAGCCACCTTCGCCTGCTGCCCGGACAACTCCATCGACTACGCGGTGATGGAGAAGACCCAGCGCGCTTGCGTGGTGCCGCTGTCCGCCGGCTGGAGCGACGTGGGCTGCTGGTCGTCGCTGTGGGACGTGCACGAGAAGGACGCCGACGGCAACGTCACCAAGGGCGACGTGGTGGTGCAGGACAGCCGCAACTGCATGATCCACGGCAACGGCAAGCTGGTGTCGGTGATCGGCCTGGAGAACATCGTGGTGGTCGAGACCAAGGACGCCATGATGATTGCCCACAAGGACAAGGTTCAGGGGGTCAAGCAGCTGGTCAGTACCCTCGACGCCCAGGGCCGCACGGAAACCCAGAACCACCTGGAGGTGTACCGCCCGTGGGGCTCGTACGACTCGGTGGACATGGGCGGGCGCTTCCAGGTCAAGCACATCACCGTCAAGCCGGGTGCCAGCCTGTCGCTGCAGATGCACCACCACCGCGCCGAGCACTGGATCGTGGTGTCCGGCACAGCGGAAGTCACCTGCGACGAGAACGTGTTCCTGCTCACCGAGAACCAGTCCACCTACATCCCCATCGCCTCGGTGCACCGCCTGCGCAACCCGGGCAAGATCCCGCTGGAGATCATCGAGGTGCAGTCCGGGAGCTACCTGGGCGAGGATGATATCGAGCGCTTCGAGGATGTGTATGGGCGCACCTCGACGCCGGTGGAGCGTGGGGTATCGGTGAAAACCATCGCCCAGTAA
- a CDS encoding multidrug transporter, with the protein MIIGALLVLTWLVLLLRYPSKALPISLAAVCGLGLVALGVAWQDTREASQLARLDIRLTYAPDQCPADRALQVHMKNGNQAPLTELRWRIGAYAPGDTVNLAENAYSAPRYRGPGDLQPGGEWRDCLPLPPLRSGYRPQNLEFRAEHLQGTFAN; encoded by the coding sequence ATGATCATCGGCGCCCTGCTCGTCCTCACTTGGCTGGTCCTGCTGTTGCGCTACCCGTCCAAAGCCCTGCCCATCTCCCTGGCGGCCGTGTGCGGCCTGGGCCTGGTGGCCCTCGGGGTGGCCTGGCAGGACACCCGCGAGGCCTCGCAATTGGCACGCCTGGACATCCGCCTGACCTACGCCCCCGACCAGTGCCCCGCCGACCGCGCCCTGCAAGTGCACATGAAAAACGGCAACCAGGCCCCGCTCACCGAACTGCGCTGGCGCATAGGCGCCTACGCGCCGGGCGATACCGTGAACCTGGCCGAGAACGCCTACAGTGCTCCACGTTATCGTGGGCCAGGCGACTTGCAGCCGGGCGGCGAGTGGCGCGACTGCCTGCCACTGCCACCGCTGCGCTCAGGCTATCGGCCGCAGAACCTGGAGTTCCGCGCCGAGCACCTGCAAGGTACATTCGCCAATTGA